In one window of Pseudomonas benzenivorans DNA:
- a CDS encoding MBL fold metallo-hydrolase: protein MSPEITAFFDSATSSYSYVVSDPGSKRCAIIDPVLDYDAAAGRISHAGAERLVGHVRERGLTLDWLLETHVHADHLSAAAYLQRELGGRRAIGAGVTQVQDSFARLFNLGREFATDGRQFDRLLQDGDCLGIGALSVRALHTPGHTSACMSYLIGDAAFVGDTLFMPDYGTARCDFPGGDARALYRSIRRLFELPGATRLFLCHDYKAPGREHYQYQTTVAEQRAHNVQVREGIDEDSFVAMRRARDAELKMPALMLPAVQVNMRAGELPPAEDNGTRYLKIPLNMFP, encoded by the coding sequence ATGTCGCCCGAAATCACCGCCTTCTTCGATTCGGCCACCTCCAGCTACAGCTATGTGGTCAGCGATCCGGGCAGCAAGCGTTGCGCCATCATCGACCCGGTGCTGGACTACGACGCGGCCGCCGGGCGCATCTCCCACGCGGGCGCCGAGCGCCTGGTCGGCCATGTGCGCGAGCGGGGCCTGACCCTGGACTGGCTGCTGGAGACCCATGTGCATGCCGACCACCTGTCCGCCGCCGCCTACCTCCAGCGCGAGCTGGGCGGGCGCCGGGCGATCGGCGCGGGGGTCACCCAGGTGCAGGACAGCTTCGCCCGGCTGTTCAACCTCGGCCGGGAATTCGCCACCGATGGCCGTCAGTTCGACCGGCTGCTGCAGGACGGCGACTGCCTCGGCATCGGCGCGCTCAGCGTCCGCGCCCTGCACACCCCGGGGCATACCTCGGCGTGCATGAGCTACCTGATCGGCGACGCCGCCTTCGTCGGCGATACCCTGTTCATGCCCGACTACGGCACCGCCCGCTGCGACTTCCCCGGCGGCGATGCCCGGGCGCTGTACCGCTCGATCCGCCGGCTGTTCGAATTGCCCGGCGCGACCAGGCTGTTCCTCTGCCATGACTACAAGGCCCCGGGGCGCGAGCACTACCAGTACCAGACCACGGTGGCCGAGCAGCGCGCGCACAACGTGCAGGTGCGCGAGGGCATCGACGAGGACAGCTTCGTCGCCATGCGCCGCGCCCGGGATGCCGAGCTGAAGATGCCGGCGCTGATGTTGCCGGCGGTGCAGGTGAACATGCGCGCCGGCGAGTTGCCCCCTGCGGAGGACAACGGCACCCGCTACCTGAAGATCCCGTTGAATATGTTCCCATGA
- the dibA gene encoding phosphodiesterase DibA yields MNTRLGASRLTLLYLLAAGLWVLLGDSWLAALGLDSTQLNRLQSVKGLLFVLLSGALLYGLLRVQQHRLTRSSRDLGASEDSLRQAAAVFESTQEGVLVTDAEQRIVHVNPAFSRITGYSAAEVLGQRPSLLKSGRHDGAFYQALWEALQRHGSWSGEVWNRRKSGEVYPQWHCIRAIHDERGRIGHYVAVFSDISALKRSERELNQLAHYDPLSNLPNRLLFTERLAHAFDRTTRTQSHGALLLIDLDHFKHINESLSHNVGDLLLQAVGERFAAQLSDGMTLARLGGDEFGLLCEPCASPDQAADLAQQLLHSLASPFLLAGRELYIGASIGISLFPEAIDSVEQVLRNADSALFKAKSNGREGFAFYDQALTQYARQRVELVGALRQALDNAQLRLHYQPLHDLQDGRLVGVEALVRWQHPQRGLVPPAEFIPIAEDSGLIGAIDAWVLERACRQMVAWQAAGAELEFVAVNVSGRLFNRGELDLQVTRVLAATGLDPACLELEVTESAVMENPDAALLRLERLRQLGVGLAIDDFGTGYSSLARLKRLPVHKLKLDQSFVRGLPHDSDDAAITRAVIALGQSLELRVVAEGIERPEQVEFLRQLGCDYGQGYHFGRPVTAERIGRAADPATLASEPLGAP; encoded by the coding sequence ATGAACACACGCTTAGGCGCCTCGCGCCTCACCCTGCTCTACCTGCTGGCTGCCGGCCTGTGGGTTCTGCTCGGCGACAGCTGGCTCGCCGCCCTGGGGCTCGACAGCACCCAGCTGAACCGCCTGCAATCGGTCAAGGGCCTGCTGTTCGTCCTGCTCAGCGGCGCCCTGCTGTATGGCCTGCTGCGCGTCCAGCAGCATCGGCTGACCCGCTCCAGCCGGGACCTCGGCGCCAGCGAAGACAGCCTGCGCCAGGCCGCCGCGGTCTTCGAGTCCACGCAGGAAGGGGTGCTGGTCACCGACGCCGAGCAGCGCATCGTCCACGTCAACCCGGCCTTCAGCCGCATCACCGGCTACAGCGCCGCGGAGGTCCTTGGCCAGCGCCCCAGCCTGCTCAAGTCGGGACGGCATGACGGGGCGTTCTACCAGGCCCTGTGGGAGGCCCTGCAACGCCACGGCAGCTGGAGCGGCGAGGTGTGGAACCGGCGCAAGAGCGGCGAGGTCTACCCGCAGTGGCACTGCATCCGGGCGATCCACGACGAACGGGGGCGGATCGGCCACTATGTCGCGGTGTTTTCCGACATCAGCGCCCTCAAACGCTCCGAGCGGGAACTGAACCAGCTGGCCCATTACGACCCCCTGAGCAACCTGCCCAACCGTTTGCTGTTCACCGAGCGCCTGGCCCACGCCTTCGACCGCACCACTCGCACGCAGTCCCACGGTGCGCTGCTGCTGATCGACCTGGACCACTTCAAGCACATCAATGAAAGCCTCAGCCACAACGTCGGCGACCTGCTGCTGCAGGCGGTCGGCGAGCGTTTCGCCGCCCAGCTGAGCGACGGCATGACCCTGGCCCGCCTGGGCGGCGACGAATTCGGCCTGCTCTGCGAACCATGCGCCAGCCCCGACCAGGCCGCCGACCTGGCCCAGCAGCTGCTGCACAGCCTGGCCAGCCCCTTCCTCCTCGCCGGCCGGGAGCTGTACATAGGCGCCAGCATCGGTATCAGCCTGTTCCCCGAGGCCATCGACAGTGTCGAGCAGGTGCTGCGCAACGCCGATTCGGCGCTGTTCAAGGCCAAGAGCAACGGCCGCGAAGGCTTCGCCTTCTATGACCAGGCGCTCACCCAGTACGCCCGGCAACGGGTCGAACTGGTCGGTGCCCTGCGCCAGGCCCTGGACAACGCACAGCTGCGCCTGCACTACCAGCCCCTGCACGACCTGCAGGACGGCCGTCTGGTCGGCGTCGAGGCCCTGGTGCGCTGGCAGCACCCGCAGCGCGGCCTGGTGCCGCCGGCGGAGTTCATCCCGATCGCCGAAGACAGCGGCCTGATCGGCGCCATCGATGCCTGGGTGCTGGAGCGGGCGTGCCGGCAGATGGTCGCCTGGCAGGCCGCTGGCGCCGAGCTGGAATTCGTCGCGGTGAACGTCTCCGGCCGGCTGTTCAACCGCGGCGAGTTGGACCTGCAGGTGACCCGGGTCCTGGCCGCGACCGGCCTGGACCCGGCCTGCCTGGAACTGGAAGTCACCGAGAGCGCTGTCATGGAGAACCCCGACGCCGCCCTGCTGCGGCTCGAACGCCTGCGCCAGCTGGGCGTGGGCCTGGCCATCGACGACTTCGGCACCGGCTACTCCTCCCTGGCCCGCCTCAAGCGTTTGCCCGTGCACAAGCTCAAGCTCGACCAGAGCTTCGTGCGCGGCCTGCCCCACGACAGCGACGATGCGGCGATCACCCGGGCGGTGATCGCCCTCGGCCAAAGCCTGGAGCTGCGGGTCGTGGCCGAGGGTATCGAACGGCCGGAACAGGTCGAGTTCCTCCGCCAGCTCGGCTGCGACTACGGTCAGGGCTACCACTTCGGACGGCCGGTCACGGCCGAGCGGATCGGCCGTGCGGCGGACCCGGCGACCCTCGCCAGCGAACCACTGGGCGCGCCCTGA
- a CDS encoding DUF6691 family protein yields MRPLTALLAGLLFGLGLLLSGMANPAKVLGFLDLAGAWDPSLLLVMVGAIGVAAAPMAWARGRSRSLLGAAMRLPAGREPDRRLIGGSLLFGIGWGVAGICPGPALVILPSGQGQAVLFVLAMLAGMLVFSVQQRRRRT; encoded by the coding sequence GTGCGCCCACTCACCGCATTGCTCGCCGGCCTGCTCTTCGGCCTCGGCCTGCTGCTGTCCGGCATGGCCAATCCGGCCAAGGTGCTCGGCTTCCTCGACCTGGCCGGGGCCTGGGACCCGTCGCTGCTGCTGGTCATGGTCGGGGCCATCGGTGTCGCCGCTGCGCCCATGGCCTGGGCCAGGGGCCGCTCGCGCTCGCTGCTCGGCGCGGCCATGCGGTTGCCGGCCGGGCGCGAGCCGGACCGCCGGCTGATCGGCGGCAGCCTGCTGTTCGGCATCGGTTGGGGCGTCGCCGGCATCTGTCCCGGTCCGGCGCTGGTGATCCTGCCCAGCGGCCAGGGCCAAGCCGTGCTGTTCGTGCTGGCGATGCTGGCCGGGATGCTAGTGTTCTCTGTCCAGCAGCGTCGCCGCCGCACCTGA
- a CDS encoding YeeE/YedE family protein: MSIAGGATAGIATDGVAIDWLHFSPWSSLAGGALIGLAATLFVLGNGRIAGISGLLGGVLEGGEGRGEKALFLLGLLLAPALWSLFATLPAIEFEGGWPGVLVAGLLVGIGTRYGSGCTSGHGVCGVARLSPRSLVATLVFMASGFATVFVLRHLFGG, translated from the coding sequence ATGAGCATCGCCGGGGGCGCCACAGCCGGGATCGCCACCGACGGGGTCGCCATCGACTGGTTGCACTTCAGCCCCTGGTCGTCCCTGGCCGGCGGCGCCCTGATCGGTCTGGCCGCCACCCTGTTCGTGCTGGGCAACGGGCGCATCGCCGGTATCAGCGGCCTGCTGGGCGGCGTCCTGGAGGGCGGCGAGGGGCGCGGTGAGAAGGCCTTGTTCCTGCTCGGACTGCTGCTGGCGCCGGCGCTCTGGAGCCTGTTCGCCACGCTGCCGGCGATCGAATTCGAGGGCGGCTGGCCGGGTGTGCTGGTGGCCGGTCTGCTGGTCGGCATCGGCACCCGCTACGGTTCCGGTTGTACCAGCGGTCATGGGGTCTGTGGCGTGGCGCGCCTGTCGCCGCGCTCGCTGGTGGCGACGCTCGTCTTCATGGCCAGTGGTTTTGCCACGGTGTTTGTCCTGCGTCATCTATTCGGAGGCTGA
- a CDS encoding GGDEF domain-containing protein, whose translation MDEHSPIPVELEELTLALLHCRSEVARLREREQLFSTLLGSVNAVLWAFDWQQQRVIYVSPAYEQIFGRSAALLLADYDEWRNCIYPDDLDYAAESLAKVLDAGAVESREYRIIRGDGQLRWLNDKCFISHQSAAGQAQIIVGIAEDITEKKRLEGELHRLATTDVLTQSSNRRHFFDCALGEFERARQFGTPLAFLLLDIDDFKQINDRYGHQMGDRVLQRLAQCGASVLRRGDLFGRIGGEEFAALFPGCEPALAGQIAERLQREVKRLGFAHQGKSFGITISQGLTSLERSDQSLDALFARADAAMYLAKRQGKNQIVRG comes from the coding sequence ATGGACGAGCACAGTCCTATCCCGGTCGAGTTGGAGGAGCTGACCCTGGCGTTGTTGCATTGCCGCTCGGAAGTGGCGCGCCTGCGTGAGCGCGAGCAGCTGTTCAGTACCCTGCTCGGCAGTGTCAATGCCGTGCTCTGGGCCTTCGACTGGCAGCAGCAACGGGTGATCTATGTCAGTCCGGCCTACGAGCAGATCTTCGGCCGTTCGGCTGCCTTGCTGCTGGCCGACTACGACGAGTGGCGCAACTGCATCTATCCGGATGACCTCGACTATGCCGCCGAGAGCCTGGCCAAGGTATTGGACGCCGGTGCGGTGGAGAGCCGCGAGTACCGCATCATCCGCGGCGACGGACAGCTGCGCTGGCTCAACGACAAGTGCTTCATCAGCCACCAGAGCGCCGCGGGGCAGGCGCAGATCATCGTCGGCATCGCCGAGGACATCACCGAGAAGAAGCGACTGGAGGGGGAGCTGCATCGCCTGGCCACCACCGACGTGCTGACCCAGAGCAGCAACCGCCGGCACTTCTTCGACTGCGCCCTGGGCGAGTTCGAGCGCGCCCGCCAGTTCGGCACGCCCTTGGCCTTTCTGTTGCTCGACATCGATGACTTCAAGCAGATCAACGACAGGTACGGCCACCAGATGGGCGACCGGGTGCTGCAGCGCCTGGCCCAATGCGGCGCCTCGGTGTTGCGTCGTGGCGACCTGTTCGGGCGCATCGGCGGCGAGGAGTTCGCCGCCCTGTTTCCCGGCTGCGAGCCGGCACTGGCCGGGCAGATCGCCGAGCGCCTGCAGCGCGAGGTCAAGCGCCTGGGGTTCGCGCACCAGGGCAAGTCGTTCGGCATCACCATCAGCCAGGGCCTGACCAGCCTGGAGCGCAGCGATCAGAGTCTGGATGCGCTGTTCGCCCGCGCCGATGCGGCCATGTACCTGGCCAAGCGCCAGGGCAAGAACCAGATCGTCCGTGGCTAG
- a CDS encoding ArsR/SmtB family transcription factor gives MNAPLSPLDMQLLRANAEAAGQLLKALANPDRLLLLCQLTEGERSVGELEALLGIQQPTLSQQLAVLRREGLVATRRDGKQIHYRVSSPAASAVLDTLYRLFCAGEAP, from the coding sequence ATGAACGCACCCCTATCGCCTCTGGATATGCAGTTGCTGCGCGCCAATGCCGAGGCCGCCGGCCAGCTGCTCAAGGCCCTGGCCAACCCCGACCGCCTGCTGCTGCTCTGCCAGCTCACCGAAGGCGAGCGCAGCGTGGGCGAGCTGGAGGCCCTGCTCGGCATCCAGCAACCGACCCTGTCGCAGCAGTTGGCGGTCCTGCGCCGCGAGGGGCTGGTGGCCACCCGCCGCGACGGCAAGCAAATCCACTACCGGGTCAGCAGCCCGGCTGCCTCGGCGGTGCTCGACACCCTGTACCGGCTGTTCTGCGCGGGAGAGGCGCCATGA
- the desA gene encoding delta-9 fatty acid desaturase DesA, translated as MWYNGFLDLSVWQLIAVTLVLTHVTIVSVTVYLHRYSAHRALELHPLLKHFFRFWLWLTTGQNTREWTAIHRKHHAKCETLDDPHSPVIKGLGTVLRKGAELYQEEAKNAETLRIYGKNCPDDWIERNLYSRYPIGGVTLMAIIDLALFGVLGMTVWAVQMMWIPVWAAGVINGLGHAVGYRNFECRDAATNLLPWGILIGGEELHNNHHTYPNSAKLSVRKWEFDMGWAWIKLFSLLGLAKVQRVAPIAHRVEGKRQLDMDTAMAILNNRFQIMAQYRRLVIGPLVKQELLKADASVRHQFRRAKRLLAREPSLLQDSQQLRIDAMLAQSHALKVIYEKRLALQQIWAKTSSNGHEMLEAIKQWVHEAEASGIQSLRDFAEQLQSYSLRPAAAH; from the coding sequence ATGTGGTACAACGGCTTTCTCGACCTGTCGGTCTGGCAACTGATCGCGGTCACCCTGGTGCTGACGCACGTGACCATCGTCAGCGTCACCGTCTACCTGCACCGCTACTCGGCGCACCGCGCCCTGGAACTGCACCCGCTACTGAAGCATTTCTTCCGCTTCTGGCTGTGGCTGACCACCGGCCAGAACACCCGCGAGTGGACCGCCATCCACCGCAAGCACCACGCCAAGTGCGAAACCCTCGACGATCCGCACAGCCCGGTGATCAAGGGCCTGGGTACCGTGCTGCGCAAGGGCGCCGAGCTGTACCAGGAGGAGGCGAAGAACGCGGAAACCCTGCGCATCTATGGCAAGAACTGCCCCGACGACTGGATCGAGCGCAACCTCTATTCACGCTACCCGATCGGCGGCGTGACCCTGATGGCGATCATCGACCTGGCCCTGTTCGGCGTGCTCGGCATGACCGTGTGGGCGGTGCAGATGATGTGGATTCCGGTGTGGGCCGCCGGGGTGATCAATGGCCTGGGCCATGCCGTCGGTTACCGCAACTTCGAGTGCCGCGACGCGGCCACCAACCTGCTGCCCTGGGGCATCCTGATCGGCGGCGAGGAGCTGCACAACAACCACCACACCTACCCGAACTCGGCCAAGCTGTCGGTGCGCAAGTGGGAGTTCGACATGGGCTGGGCCTGGATCAAGCTGTTCAGCCTGCTGGGGCTGGCCAAGGTGCAGCGGGTGGCGCCGATCGCCCATCGGGTCGAGGGCAAGCGCCAGCTGGACATGGACACCGCCATGGCCATCCTCAACAACCGTTTCCAGATCATGGCCCAGTACCGCAGGCTGGTGATCGGGCCGTTGGTCAAGCAGGAGCTGCTCAAGGCCGACGCCTCGGTACGCCACCAGTTCCGCCGTGCCAAGCGCCTGTTGGCCCGCGAGCCGAGTCTGCTGCAGGACAGTCAGCAGCTGCGCATCGACGCCATGCTGGCGCAGAGCCATGCGCTCAAGGTGATCTACGAGAAGCGCCTGGCCCTGCAGCAGATCTGGGCCAAGACCAGCTCCAACGGCCACGAGATGCTCGAGGCGATCAAGCAGTGGGTGCACGAGGCCGAGGCCAGCGGCATCCAGTCCCTGCGCGACTTCGCCGAGCAGCTGCAGAGCTACTCCCTGCGTCCGGCCGCCGCGCACTGA
- a CDS encoding OprD family porin, with protein sequence MRKTTLALAIAAGTLSLSPLAQAEFIKDSKASLEARNFYFNRDFRQDSRPTPSQAKQEEWAQGFILRAESGYTEGTVGFGLDAIGMLGFKLDSGDGTAGSGLLVPDQSSGGSQDYSSDLAVAAKVKASKSTLRAGSMQFKNMAIASSDSRLTPQVFKGGHLVSQEIDGLTLDGGYLREVNHRNSGDFEDIAITRGGQRGITTTGGTTTDSFQFLGGSYKLTQDLTASYYHSNLEDLYKQNSFNLVHVLPLGDKQSLKTDLRYARSTDDGSRSNVDNKALGAMVTYGLGGHSFGLGYQKMSGDTGFAYINGTDPFLVNYVQISDFANKDEKSWQARYDFNFASIGIPGLTFMTRYLTGDNVELGANRSEGKEWERDTELMYVFQEGALKNLGVRWRNAAVRSNFANDIDENRLIVSYTLPLL encoded by the coding sequence ATGAGAAAGACCACCCTGGCACTGGCCATCGCCGCCGGCACCCTGTCCCTGAGCCCGCTGGCCCAGGCCGAGTTCATCAAGGACAGCAAGGCCAGCCTGGAGGCGCGCAACTTCTACTTCAACCGCGATTTCCGTCAGGACAGCCGGCCGACCCCGAGCCAGGCCAAGCAGGAAGAGTGGGCCCAGGGCTTCATCCTGCGCGCGGAGTCGGGCTACACCGAAGGCACCGTGGGCTTCGGCCTGGATGCCATCGGCATGCTCGGCTTCAAGCTGGACTCCGGCGACGGCACCGCCGGCAGCGGCCTGCTGGTGCCCGATCAGTCGTCGGGCGGCTCCCAGGACTACTCCTCCGACCTGGCTGTCGCCGCCAAGGTCAAGGCCTCCAAGAGCACCCTGCGGGCCGGCAGCATGCAGTTCAAGAACATGGCCATCGCCTCCAGCGACAGCCGCCTGACCCCGCAGGTGTTCAAGGGCGGCCACCTGGTTTCCCAGGAGATCGATGGCCTGACCCTGGATGGCGGCTACCTGCGCGAAGTCAACCACCGCAACTCCGGCGACTTCGAGGACATCGCCATCACCCGCGGCGGTCAACGCGGCATCACCACCACCGGCGGCACCACGACCGATTCCTTCCAGTTCCTCGGCGGCAGCTACAAGCTCACCCAGGACCTGACCGCGTCCTACTACCACTCCAACCTGGAGGACCTGTACAAGCAGAACTCCTTCAATCTGGTGCATGTGCTGCCGCTGGGCGACAAGCAGAGCCTGAAGACCGACCTGCGCTATGCCCGCTCCACCGACGACGGCTCGCGCAGTAACGTCGACAACAAGGCCCTCGGTGCCATGGTCACCTACGGCCTGGGCGGCCACAGCTTCGGCCTGGGCTACCAGAAGATGAGCGGCGACACCGGTTTCGCCTATATCAACGGTACCGACCCCTTCCTCGTCAACTACGTGCAGATCAGCGATTTCGCCAACAAGGACGAGAAGTCCTGGCAGGCGCGCTACGACTTCAACTTCGCCTCCATCGGCATCCCTGGCCTGACCTTCATGACCCGCTACCTGACCGGCGACAACGTCGAGCTGGGCGCCAACCGTTCCGAGGGCAAGGAGTGGGAGCGCGATACCGAGCTGATGTACGTGTTCCAGGAAGGTGCGCTGAAGAACCTCGGCGTGCGCTGGCGCAACGCCGCGGTGCGTTCCAACTTCGCCAACGACATCGACGAGAACCGTCTGATCGTCAGCTACACGCTGCCGCTGCTGTAA
- a CDS encoding SulP family inorganic anion transporter, with protein sequence MKWRPDWLRGYDRRVAGQDGLAALIVTLMLIPQGLAYAMLAGLPPQTGLYASILPLLAYALCGSSRTLAVGPVAVVSLMTAAALGPLFAPGSAEYLGGAMLLALLSALLLLGMALLRLGFLANFLSHPVISGFISASGLLIALGQLQHILGIAASGQALPQLLPALFENLPQTHLPTLAIGAGSLLFLWWARRHLQPLLCACGAAPRLAASLAKAGPVLAIVVAVLLVGALQLEQAGVRVVGSIPSGLPPLTLPPLDLALMAQLLPAAALISLIGFVESVSVAQTLAAKRRQRIAPDRELLGLGAANLAAALSAGMPVTGGFARSVVNFEAGAQTPMAGVLTAFGIALSALLLTPWLHDLPQAVLAAAIIVAVLGLVDLGALRHTWRYSRQDGAAQAATLGGVLLLGVEVGILLGVGLSLLLFLWRTSRPHMAVVGQLPGSEHFRNILRHAVVQSPSVLSLRVDESLYFPNARYLEERIGELIAARPQVRHLVLMCSGVNLIDASALDSLAAIAERLRSAGAQLHLSEVKGPVMDQLQRADFLQGFGGQVFTSQYQALQALDPDCAERALRQMA encoded by the coding sequence ATGAAGTGGCGTCCAGACTGGCTGCGCGGCTACGACCGCCGGGTGGCCGGCCAGGATGGCCTGGCCGCATTGATCGTCACCCTGATGCTGATTCCCCAGGGCCTGGCCTACGCCATGCTGGCCGGGCTGCCGCCGCAGACCGGCCTGTATGCCAGCATCCTGCCGCTGCTGGCCTATGCTCTGTGCGGCTCCAGCCGCACCCTGGCGGTGGGGCCGGTGGCCGTGGTGTCGCTGATGACCGCCGCGGCCCTGGGGCCGCTGTTCGCCCCGGGCAGCGCCGAGTACCTGGGCGGGGCCATGCTGCTGGCCCTGCTCTCGGCCCTGCTGTTGCTGGGCATGGCGTTGCTGCGCCTGGGCTTTCTCGCCAACTTCCTCAGCCATCCGGTGATCTCCGGCTTCATCAGCGCCTCCGGCCTGCTCATCGCCCTGGGCCAGCTCCAGCATATCCTCGGCATCGCCGCGTCGGGCCAGGCGCTGCCGCAGCTGTTGCCGGCGTTGTTCGAGAACTTGCCGCAGACCCATCTGCCGACCCTGGCGATCGGCGCCGGCAGTCTGCTGTTTCTCTGGTGGGCGCGGCGCCACCTGCAGCCGCTGCTGTGCGCCTGCGGCGCCGCGCCGCGGCTGGCGGCCAGCCTGGCCAAGGCCGGGCCGGTGCTGGCCATCGTCGTGGCGGTGCTGTTGGTCGGCGCACTGCAGCTGGAGCAGGCCGGGGTGCGGGTGGTCGGCAGCATCCCCAGCGGCCTGCCGCCTCTGACCCTACCGCCTCTGGACCTGGCGCTGATGGCGCAGTTGCTGCCGGCCGCGGCACTGATCAGCCTGATCGGTTTCGTCGAGTCGGTCTCGGTGGCGCAGACCCTGGCGGCCAAGCGCCGCCAGCGCATCGCCCCGGACCGCGAGCTGCTCGGCCTCGGCGCGGCCAACCTGGCGGCGGCGCTCAGCGCCGGCATGCCGGTGACCGGCGGTTTCGCCCGTTCGGTGGTCAACTTCGAGGCGGGCGCACAGACGCCCATGGCCGGCGTGTTGACCGCATTCGGCATCGCCCTCAGCGCGCTGCTGCTGACGCCCTGGCTGCACGACCTGCCCCAGGCGGTGCTGGCGGCGGCGATCATCGTCGCGGTGCTGGGCCTGGTCGACCTCGGCGCGCTGCGCCACACCTGGCGCTATTCCCGCCAGGACGGCGCGGCGCAGGCGGCCACCCTGGGCGGCGTGCTGCTGCTCGGGGTCGAGGTCGGCATCCTGCTGGGCGTCGGCCTGTCGCTGCTGCTGTTCCTCTGGCGCACCAGCCGTCCGCACATGGCGGTGGTCGGCCAGCTGCCGGGCAGCGAGCACTTTCGCAACATCCTGCGCCATGCCGTGGTGCAGAGTCCCAGCGTGCTGTCGCTGCGGGTCGACGAGAGCCTGTATTTTCCCAATGCGCGCTACCTGGAGGAGCGCATCGGCGAGCTGATCGCCGCGCGGCCGCAGGTGCGCCATCTGGTGCTGATGTGTTCGGGGGTCAACCTGATCGACGCCAGCGCCCTGGACAGCCTGGCGGCCATCGCCGAGCGCCTGCGCAGCGCCGGCGCGCAACTGCACCTGTCGGAGGTGAAGGGGCCGGTGATGGACCAGCTGCAACGCGCGGACTTTCTCCAGGGTTTCGGCGGCCAGGTGTTCACCAGCCAGTACCAGGCGCTGCAGGCGCTGGACCCGGACTGCGCCGAGCGGGCGCTGCGACAGATGGCCTAG
- a CDS encoding response regulator — translation MRVMILEDDPWIADLLKQVVLSLRPAAQVKCLGSVAEALLDWQQHAADLVISDWNLPDDQGTHLLEQVRRDNPQVPLLMVTGRADRDSVLEVRRLGISAFISKPFQLPKVLECLGQLLPADDAEAAAAAPAADSFVALLGDLPASALDLPLQAGMLDGLQADAAEPPSLQQLCERWRHDAALTARLVAAANNSQYNRSNRPCLSLAEALQILGPVTSRSLGLGLGLRPAAELEDGELKLQAQAYLEQVERLTERVTRLAEQAKLDPAPLQCAATLHRIGELCVLQQAQLWKDGGQPLDTEQLQQALDQWSNELAFRLKAHWRLPTALRELIGACYGLASNNVKRETIVMRLAICEQHPEPDNDDLARLRRLAGLS, via the coding sequence ATGCGCGTGATGATTCTCGAAGACGACCCCTGGATCGCCGACCTGCTCAAGCAGGTCGTCCTCAGCCTGCGCCCGGCCGCCCAGGTCAAATGCCTGGGCAGCGTCGCCGAGGCCCTGCTCGACTGGCAGCAGCATGCCGCCGACCTGGTGATTTCCGACTGGAACCTGCCGGACGACCAGGGCACCCACCTGCTCGAACAGGTCCGCCGCGACAATCCCCAGGTACCGCTGCTGATGGTGACCGGACGGGCCGACCGCGACAGCGTGCTGGAGGTGCGCCGCCTGGGCATCAGCGCCTTCATCAGCAAACCGTTCCAGCTGCCCAAGGTACTCGAGTGCCTGGGACAACTGCTGCCGGCCGACGATGCCGAGGCGGCGGCCGCGGCGCCCGCTGCCGACAGCTTCGTCGCGCTCTTGGGCGACCTACCGGCCAGCGCCCTGGACCTGCCCCTGCAGGCCGGCATGCTCGACGGTCTGCAGGCCGATGCCGCCGAGCCGCCGAGCCTGCAGCAGCTCTGCGAACGCTGGCGGCACGACGCGGCGCTGACCGCGCGCCTGGTCGCCGCCGCCAACAACAGCCAGTACAACCGGAGCAACCGCCCCTGCCTGAGCCTGGCCGAGGCCCTGCAGATCCTCGGCCCGGTCACCAGTCGCAGCCTGGGCCTGGGCCTGGGCCTGCGCCCGGCCGCCGAACTGGAGGATGGCGAACTGAAGCTGCAGGCCCAGGCCTACCTCGAGCAGGTCGAGCGCCTCACCGAACGGGTGACCCGGCTCGCCGAGCAGGCCAAACTCGACCCCGCCCCGTTGCAGTGCGCCGCAACGCTGCACCGCATCGGCGAACTGTGCGTGCTGCAGCAGGCGCAACTCTGGAAGGACGGCGGCCAGCCCCTGGACACGGAGCAGCTGCAACAGGCGCTGGATCAGTGGAGCAACGAACTGGCCTTTCGCCTCAAGGCCCACTGGCGCCTGCCGACCGCCTTACGCGAGCTGATCGGCGCCTGCTATGGTCTGGCCAGCAATAACGTCAAACGAGAAACCATCGTCATGCGCCTGGCCATCTGCGAGCAGCACCCCGAACCCGACAACGACGACCTGGCCCGCCTGCGACGCCTGGCCGGACTGAGCTGA